The region GGGTAACTCCGTCATTTTTTGGTTATCTGTTGGTAAATCGGAAACGTTCACAGGATATTCCGAATCGGGTGCTTCATTCTCGGAACCGGAATCGGATAACTCTTTGAAAGGCTCACTGTCTTCGGAATCATTGATTCCGTCCTCTTCACCCCTTACTCTTCTCTCATTCAGATGAGACCCCAGTGAGGTTTCATCCAACCGGAATAGAATGCCAAATCCCATGATTAAAGGGTGAGGTGGAAGAAAGTTTTTCTTCCCTCTAATCATGAAACTACCAACTGTAAGATATTCACCAGTAGGAGCTGTTTTGCTGACCTGGTGAGGGTATACCCACCATGCACTAGTAACAATCTTTGAGTTCCATGCTTGACTATGGCAGACCTACATCATACataattcccaaaataccctcttaAGAACATGCCAAATACCAAATTTAATAGCTTGTTAGTTGTTAGTTGTTACTTACTGTGAAAGATCCTGCTTGATTTATTGTGAGAGGGGGTACAGGGTTATCAGGTTTGTGATTTTTAATCACAGTACTAGAAGCTCCATGTAGTTCTGCATGGACATACCTGTTTTTTCATCATCAAAATGATTAAAATCAGCATAAAAAAATTATCAACAAATAGCAGAGAAACAATAAATATGTACTCAcaaatctccttttgacatgtaaCGTTtgactatcatttcattttgttGAGCATCACGTCCactaataatcaaataattctcACTGCTTATGAAccaattgaacttttcaaaccagTGCACTTTTCGTATATGTGAAATTGCTGCAACAGATTTTTCCTGATAATTTCACCATAACCAAAGTtaatacaaagaaaaaaaaaaagcaaacttTTAAGATTATTATAAATTACATGATGCTAACTAACCTGAGAAAGTTGCTGACGTGTCTTCTTTTCAGCAGCCTTAAAAGCCTTTGCATGAGCTGTAAGTGTCTTTTCTTGTTTACTCTCCTGTTTCTTCTTTTGCTCATACCACCTTCGAGCATTTGCATGTGCAGAAAGTGCTATATCAATTTCCAcctaaaagtttttaaaaaaacataaattcacAAAATTAGCCTAGATTTCAGACAGCTATCATTAACATtacaaaatatcaaaatatcaaaataaaataccttttcaaCGGGTTGAGTTATTTCATCATCATCCATTTCATCAAGATTATTACTCAATAACAAACTCATGGAATTTCTTTCAAGATGTAACTTATCAATAATTCCCGCAACAGGGTTTCCagatttcttctcttctttcaccATTCGAGTTAAATCATCCCAATTCATACCATTTGCAAGAGCTACTCTAACAGCCAAAATAGCAGCATCCACATCTTCCAAATTGTATTCTATAAGTTCTGCCATTGTAacagatcgatccacttctttcTTCAAAACTTGCACACGGTTTTCCTGATCATTTTTAATCTTTGTAAGTTTCTGCATTGCAGAACTCTCTTTTGCTTGCTGTTGTTGTTCAGCTCGTTGGCTTTCAATTTTACTATAGAATTCATCCAATGCAGCATCAAATGTCTCAAAGCTTACAGACACCCTTGActtaaattgatttaataacaacGGGCAAAACTCATCATAAATCTGCAAAAGGAAAATTAAAAATGTCAAGTCTAAGAAGAAAAGTTTTTTATTACCAAAAGAAGGTTAAAGGAAAAAGGTTACCTGATCAGTGGCAGATGAATCAACAGGGGGTTGATCCTTCACCATTTTCTTCTGTTGCATTAAGATGTAACCTTCTGGAACTTTAGTACCTGATATAACATCCTCCAGCCAATCTTCAAACCTCTTAACACCTTCAGAAAGAGCCTGAATACTACCATCATCTAATTTCAAATCCTTTGAAACTTTCAAGTTTGGAGTTAAACCAGCATCTAATATAATATGTTCTGATAGTGCTGGACCATAGCCCAAAGCATCCCCAAGAACAACCTTCAATGTAGCCTGTTTAGCTTGGGCCCCATCCTTCTTTTTACTAGAATCATTTGACTTCCCAGCCTTTCGGTTACCCTTCTTTTGTGGTGCAGGTTCGTCTTTTTCACCTGCACCACCTTCCACCTGATCATTACTTTCTTGATTGTTAAAAGATGTAAGAGTTGCCTGTAACTTTGCACCATCTGTCCGCTCAAAGACTCTACAGATTTCAACTGGATAATGATGACGTGCCATGATTGCATATCCTTTATCATCATCCCTAAATCAAGTGTGTTAGTAATTTTTTCACACAAAAAGTAAATGTAATGATGTAAACTATTGAAATTTAACAAAAAGATTCAAGATTTAAACCTGTGTGAACGCAGAAGAGTCAAAACCATGAATTCGGAATCAGTGAGGAGTATGTTCCCTTGTGCATATAGCTCCAATATAATATAGTAAGCATTAGCACCAACCCCAAATTGAAAGAGAATTATCTGCTTACACAGTTAAATTAGAAACTTAAAACACATTTAAAGAATCAATAAAGAAAGGAAGAATCTGATTTTAACCAAAAGTTACCCGATCATATCCAAGCTGGCGTACATCCTCAAGCCTTCTAGTTCTGATGTGTTTTCGCAATTTGAGAGTGAAGCCAGAAGGAGTGTTACTTTTATCCCTGAAAAGAAATCCATTGTACACGTTGAGACAGTTATCTAATAAAATGTTTATCCATTTGCAGCTGATCTGATGTTTATACACTAATCCTGGATGTTTAGTTAGCTTTATAACATGAAATGATGCATCACATATAGGATTTGCCATTCTTCCAAGTGAAACACTTATGAACATATAATGATAAACTTCAAGGTTACATTGTTAATGGGAAATTACCTAAGGTATGCAGTGGTATGCAAACGTACACCGCTTTCCATCAGCAACAAAACCTTCTCACTCTCTCCGGATTCAGTAATTCCACTGCTGTTCATCAATTTGAAAACATATGTCTGCAAGCCATGATTCATAAAATACCCAAGGTTTCAGAAACCATTATAGCTACTTCAAGATCTAAATTAGAATAGAAGCTACTCATGCATTTTATCACACATGTAAGCGGTAATTCTTTACTGATGTGTCTATatgaatgtatatgtatatgtgagCAGCAACACCCAATCCCATAACAATTGCTAGCCCTGTTTATTTTTTTGAATTACAAAATATAACAGAGGAAAATTTGACTTTCAGATCAATAGGAGGTAGGAACAATGGGTAAGTTCACATTATAAGTGTAATCAGAAGACTTCTGTGAAAAACTGATAACCATACAGCTCCTAAGTGATAAAAGACCTGAGAACTCCTCTTCCTCTTACTACAATCCTCTTAGAACTATGAAACGAATAAAAAAATCATTATAGTTCTGATTTGTCGAagctttaaaaatcaaaatttctacCAAAAAGTTAAACTATTAGCTTGGAATTGAAAGAGTATGTCATTAAGCTCCATTGAGACAAGTAAGAGGCAATATGTTCACCATGGACGATTGACAAAAGCTGATCCTTATTCAGTTATATAGGACCCGACCTTGAACTTGGATATCATATTTATAAGTTCCTTTCAACTATAGGATTATGTTACAATCACATAAGAAATAATTTGAAGAAGATACATCTAGcatatttagggttttcaccttaGGAGAAAGGTCATAGACATTAGAACAACGCATCCCGATTAATTGACGCAAGCACTTGACTTCGGCGGCCACGTCCGCCGTGTTCATCCGAACCTTCACCATCTCTAAAAAATTGTTTGTTTGAAGAGACAAAGACGAAGACGACGATTTGAAGAAAGAAGATCGAGTATAGAAGGAAAAGGCAGTGCAAGTGTTGTGAGTTTAGGGTTAAGAGGGTGTTTGGTATTTCAAAACTCTCAAAATAATTTTATGCAATGTCATTCAACAACAATCAATTTCATTTTGAAACTCTCAAAAGTAATTTTAGGCAAgtttattttcattttaaaactctCATTATTAGATTCTTTTTTATAGGATTTAAAATATCTTCAGTATTATGCGATCAAGTTTTCACGTAGATTTGGGGACAAATTGACGTAGGCTTTTCAAATAGTGCAATTTACcatttctttaaactatgttcTAATAATTTTCTACTATAAATACCATCTATCACACCTCTACCAACAAACACCATCGTCTATCACCACATTTGCTACCATTCACTGCCACTAACAATAAATTAATCTAAAATTTTTAAACAAAGGTGGATATTAGTGGTGTTCAATTCAAGAAGAAAGTGAAGAAGGATGTAGGGGTATGATGGTTTTCGTAAAATAACAAGAGAATGATAGTATCAGTGAAATGTGTGAATGATGTTGTGGAGGATGTTGATTATAGTAAAGAGAATGGTTGGGGTGTTTTTATGAAAAGGATATTATAAGTTCCTTTTCTTAAGATGCATAATTTAGTAGGTTGAAAATAAATATTGTCCTACTTCCTTTAAGTCCAAAGTTCAAGTCTTATCTAAGACATAACTAGAATTAGAAGTAGATTAAATTTGTGTACCAAAAATAATCATACTTATTAAGCATATTGGAGAAGAATGTGTTGGTTCTCAAACAACATCTATAAAATAGTCAAAATAAGACATTTACGCGTGAAAGTTGCTAGTCTGCAAATGTTGTTTACGAAATGATCAACAATGTTTTCAAACAAAATGATTAGTGGTGTGTATGGAGTAGTTTGGTtcggttattagccaaaaccgaaccataaccattatAAGTGGTAAATGCATTAAGAAGTCATTAGATATCGGTTAATATTGATTTTGATTAACATATTTAGTCAATTAATGATTATGGTTAATTGTTGACATTGGTTAATCATAATggtaaaaaaataacataaaaataaaaaataatttgctATAAAAAGTGAAAACATAAAGTAGAGTGCTATAAAAAACGAATGATTAATTtgctataaaaataaaaaacataaactcattgttataaaaaaatatataactatATTAATCTGATAGAAAATTGTACCATATCTAACTCCAAATGATGACATTTCAAAATTTTAGTTCCGAATATAATTACATatcatatatttaatattttattatattaaaaatatttattaatattattggtCGTGATTTGATTTTAAATGAAGACCATAAGCGAACCATATGTACTTGGTTAATAAAAATTAGAAACCGTACCAACTTTTTTATTAATGGTTCGATCGgttaatttgattttgatttggtTTTTGGTTAATATGATCAATACTTTTTCAAATAAAATCGACAATTTCTCAAATATCATATGTGAAATTGATGGATTGTTTTCGGAAACGTTCTAATTTTTAGTTTAAAAAATATTGGAAACGATAACTCGATCGGTAAGAAAGTAAAAGTAGGATTAActtaatttttttctttataaaaataaaaaagtgatACAACTTTTACTTTTTATTCGCCCAAATACTTATCCCTATCCTCTGCCTCTCGGCCTCACCAACTCCTGTCTCAAAAATAGATAACTGAAGATAGACGCGGAAGCACTTACGACGATGTCTATGTCTTCGGCCTCTCCGTCTGCTGCACATGTTCCGGTACTCGTAACAATCTTACTATTAACCACCATTGCAGCATTATCGACAAAGGGGGAGGGGGAGGAGCCACCCAAGCCAACGCCATGGCCGGAGCAATTCCACTCACTTCTGGTCATGAACTACACCGGCGAACTTCAATTAATAGATCTTTGGTACGATTGGCCCAATGGCCGTAACTTTAACATCATCCAACATCAGCTCGGAAACATCAAGTACGACCTCGAATGGAACAACGGTACATCATTCTTCTATACCCTCGATTCCAATCGCGAATGCTCCTCCGCTCAGCTGGAAGTGGGAATTCTTCGCCCTAATTGGCTTGACGGTGCCACCTACGTCGGTCAACGACAAGTCGACGGCTTCCTCTGTTACGTATGGGAGAAGGCCGATTTCATTACTTACTACGAGGATGTAGTCACTAGACGACCTGTTCATTGGGTCTTCTACACTGGTACGTAACATACGCCCCCTTTCAGATTCTTTAATTTCATTCATTATTTGGTGAAATTGTGggacttagggttagggtttgaacaATTGGGATATGATGTTGCAGGAAGAGCAGCACACGTGATGACATTCGAAGTTGGCGCTGTTCTTGAGGATGCGAAGTGGCAGGTTCCttggtattgttttgaaaagactACTCCTGTTGCAGGTTTGGTAGATATGTAGCACTTTCACTTTGTAGTTTGTTTGTCATAATAGTTCACTTGCTTATGTAGATGCATTCGGTTCCACTTTCACTTAATAAAAGCTTGAAATCTATACAGATCTAGCAAGAATGTGATTGAATAGTTACGCGGaatcatttcatttttttttatcaatttccATATATTTAGAACAACTTATGCTACAATAATGTGATTGAAGAGTTTCTTGAACGAGCTTTGTCAATCATGGGTTTGCGAAGACTCAAAGCGTTTGAAAGGTAAATTTTCTCGAATCATGAATATTGTCTTCCCTTCTTAAACCAAACTTTGATCGTAACTCCAAATAGTGCCTTTATTTGACATAATACCTTTATCTTGTTCTGAACCAAATTTCCTCGTCTTACAATACAAGTTTAAGTGGTTTCTCAAGGTCGTATTTTCGTCTTCCTTAAAGAAGACAACCTTTAAATTGTTTGAGGAAGCTCCAATGCCAAGGGAAGATTGTGATTAACCATATTCTGATTTCTGTTGTTTGTAAAGACAGGTAAAGAAAACTATTCAGTAGTGAGCACAAGTATGTTCTGAGAGATTAGATAGTGTTCTAGAGTGGTGTGATTACAACACATGTTATACCGATTTATACTATTACTAGCAAATGAGGGATGAAAATGGTATTTGGGCaccaaaacaactatttcacagtttgaaaaaaaaaaaaaagcttcgAACGACCAAAATGAATTCAAAACCGGATTGCAAAACTGGATCCAATGACCCATATCCTCAAATTGGTATAAATCGCCGGTTCGGATCTAAATCGGTTTCTATTTCGGGTTGGTTTTAGATTCCAAGCCAGTTTGTTTGTGCACCTTTAGTTTTGAGCATCTCTGAATCACAAATAGCACTTCTTCCTTTTTCCGATGTGGAAAAGTAAATTGGGAAACACCTTTAGTTTTGAGCATCTCtaagggcgtgtttggcaaaagtagctggtagcgggaagctgtagcttttatttgttatatgaatgtttgacaAAAGaagctggaagcttttgaaatatataaaattacataaaaggacaattgattaaaaataaaaaaatatacaaatatatttttaaaggtaattatggaaattgatttcaaaagctccggagcgttttgttaaaagatacatgaagtagcttttagaatcagAGCGTTTtattaaaactaaaagctaaacgtctgtactgccaaacgaagctttttgcttaaactagagcgttttgtcaaaagctaaaagctagaagctcctaAATGCTTCTAAAAGCTCCGTGCCAATCACGCCCTAAATCACAAATAGCACTTCTTCCTTTTTCCGATGTGGAAAAGTAAATTGGGTAAGGTCCTGGACTAGAACTTGTTGGTTTTAATATATACTAGGTGTAAGATCCGTATGATACacaaatttattaaaaataaaagtttaatataaaattataagcattatgtaatttttaaagcaatagttttatataaatacaaatgatataataaataaagtaattaatttaaTACATATTCTAGGAGATTTGAAACAAGAATGAAATAAACACTTAAAATGACATTTATTCTAATATTTAATATAATGATTTACcttcatacatacttataaagctaacattttttcttgaatttcatgtatttttgaatctcatgcatttgaaacccttttttttaacttcctcaaaccacattcatttgaaaccctattttttaactaatgcaactcaaaagttttcttaattatgatttaacactcaaaagttttataacttatattatatttaattagcatttagtgaaaagtttactataaaaatatCAATCTTTTGTGAGATTAGAAGGAAAAGGAAGTGCAGTGTGTTGTGAGTTTAGGGTTAATACGTTTTCAATTTACAGTATTTTATAAATTAGGTAAAATGTAAAAATGTTGACATGTATCATTTTTAGATAAGATTAATGATATTTTAATACACTTGTCATAATTTGAAATAGGTAGGAAGATATGTAGGAAGGAAAGTaggaagatatttaatttctcttttataaattaggtttattaatatagaaagaggtgattatggtttattaatatgttataagactaatatattaaaagataaatcatatatgtttaattaacattggttaataattaattaagaattagttttgtcatcaaaagaagttaattgaacttaaggggctgaactatatttttttatttgttttaataccttattaattaaaaaacaaacaa is a window of Lactuca sativa cultivar Salinas chromosome 1, Lsat_Salinas_v11, whole genome shotgun sequence DNA encoding:
- the LOC111909216 gene encoding uncharacterized protein LOC111909216 isoform X1, producing MVKVRMNTADVAAEVKCLRQLIGMRCSNVYDLSPKTYVFKLMNSSGITESGESEKVLLLMESGVRLHTTAYLRDKSNTPSGFTLKLRKHIRTRRLEDVRQLGYDRIILFQFGVGANAYYIILELYAQGNILLTDSEFMVLTLLRSHRDDDKGYAIMARHHYPVEICRVFERTDGAKLQATLTSFNNQESNDQVEGGAGEKDEPAPQKKGNRKAGKSNDSSKKKDGAQAKQATLKVVLGDALGYGPALSEHIILDAGLTPNLKVSKDLKLDDGSIQALSEGVKRFEDWLEDVISGTKVPEGYILMQQKKMVKDQPPVDSSATDQIYDEFCPLLLNQFKSRVSVSFETFDAALDEFYSKIESQRAEQQQQAKESSAMQKLTKIKNDQENRVQVLKKEVDRSVTMAELIEYNLEDVDAAILAVRVALANGMNWDDLTRMVKEEKKSGNPVAGIIDKLHLERNSMSLLLSNNLDEMDDDEITQPVEKVEIDIALSAHANARRWYEQKKKQESKQEKTLTAHAKAFKAAEKKTRQQLSQEKSVAAISHIRKVHWFEKFNWFISSENYLIISGRDAQQNEMIVKRYMSKGDLYVHAELHGASSTVIKNHKPDNPVPPLTINQAGSFTVCHSQAWNSKIVTSAWWVYPHQVSKTAPTGEYLTVGSFMIRGKKNFLPPHPLIMGFGILFRLDETSLGSHLNERRVRGEEDGINDSEDSEPFKELSDSGSENEAPDSEYPVNVSDLPTDNQKMTELPSEASSVPEITTSDINTTNSQEISVPTVSPELEDLLDKALELKSGATSAKKYGLQALEMEPENSNQEEKKGTLREKAYVSKAERRKLKKGQTHSEGEDGGQVKKEVEKKKEIVNPPQKEKDVQNVNGGGKVSRGQKGKLKKMKEKYADQDEEERKIRMALLASAGKAKVNEQEAQTEEEINTTTSKELKPLDAGNEDAPKRCYKCKKVGHLAKDCKEHSDAVAAANGRNGENETLNEAEKIAMEEDDIKEIGEDEKEKLTDVDYLTGIPLPNDILLYAVPVCAPYAALQSYKYRVKIIPGTAKKGKAAKMAMNLFGHMPEASQREKELMKACTDPELVAAIIGNVKVSAAGLNQLKQKQKKGKKAASKQN
- the LOC111909216 gene encoding uncharacterized protein LOC111909216 isoform X2, translated to MVKVRMNTADVAAEVKCLRQLIGMRCSNVYDLSPKTYVFKLMNSSGITESGESEKVLLLMESGVRLHTTAYLRDKSNTPSGFTLKLRKHIRTRRLEDVRQLGYDRIILFQFGVGANAYYIILELYAQGNILLTDSEFMVLTLLRSHRDDDKGYAIMARHHYPVEICRVFERTDGAKLQATLTSFNNQESNDQVEGGAGEKDEPAPQKKGNRKAGKSNDSSKKKDGAQAKQATLKVVLGDALGYGPALSEHIILDAGLTPNLKVSKDLKLDDGSIQALSEGVKRFEDWLEDVISGTKVPEGYILMQQKKMVKDQPPVDSSATDQIYDEFCPLLLNQFKSRVSVSFETFDAALDEFYSKIESQRAEQQQQAKESSAMQKLTKIKNDQENRVQVLKKEVDRSVTMAELIEYNLEDVDAAILAVRVALANGMNWDDLTRMVKEEKKSGNPVAGIIDKLHLERNSMSLLLSNNLDEMDDDEITQPVEKVEIDIALSAHANARRWYEQKKKQESKQEKTLTAHAKAFKAAEKKTRQQLSQEKSVAAISHIRKVHWFEKFNWFISSENYLIISGRDAQQNEMIVKRYMSKGDLYVHAELHGASSTVIKNHKPDNPVPPLTINQAGSFTVCHSQAWNSKIVTSAWWVYPHQVSKTAPTGEYLTVGSFMIRGKKNFLPPHPLIMGFGILFRLDETSLGSHLNERRVRGEEDGINDSEDSEPFKELSDSGSENEAPDSEYPVNVSDLPTDNQKMTELPSEASSVPEITTSDINTTNSQEISVPTVSPELEDLLDKALELKSGATSAKKYGLQALEMEPENSNQEEKKGTLREKAYVSKAERRKLKKGQTHSEGEDGGQVKKEVEKKKEIVNPPQKEKDVQNVNGGGKVSRGQKGKLKKMKEKYADQDEEERKIRMALLASAGKAKVNEQEAQTEEEINTTTSKELKPLDGNEDAPKRCYKCKKVGHLAKDCKEHSDAVAAANGRNGENETLNEAEKIAMEEDDIKEIGEDEKEKLTDVDYLTGIPLPNDILLYAVPVCAPYAALQSYKYRVKIIPGTAKKGKAAKMAMNLFGHMPEASQREKELMKACTDPELVAAIIGNVKVSAAGLNQLKQKQKKGKKAASKQN
- the LOC111909215 gene encoding uncharacterized protein At4g14100 gives rise to the protein MSMSSASPSAAHVPVLVTILLLTTIAALSTKGEGEEPPKPTPWPEQFHSLLVMNYTGELQLIDLWYDWPNGRNFNIIQHQLGNIKYDLEWNNGTSFFYTLDSNRECSSAQLEVGILRPNWLDGATYVGQRQVDGFLCYVWEKADFITYYEDVVTRRPVHWVFYTGRAAHVMTFEVGAVLEDAKWQVPWYCFEKTTPVAGLVDM